In the Solibacillus sp. FSL K6-1523 genome, one interval contains:
- a CDS encoding ABC transporter permease, with translation MKRILQADQLKLKRSSLLIIVLLVPLLILAYELVNLTYRTEFVEKQAEMFGASSMWMFLLYDNSLLFGLGFPLAITLAASVIANIEHQANGWKHTLSMPISRGKIYLSKFIWLTISLFFSTTFFLIGMILLGKILRFEGNIPFGLLIGDCYGMLVTVLPIMAFQFWLSMTIKNQAFSILIGSVSAIMGLFLAAAQMTRWFPLAYPIQSSTVILQYEGIGYNPDFSAYLVINFILGIILMFIGSKHFAKRNVQ, from the coding sequence ATGAAAAGGATATTACAGGCAGATCAATTAAAACTAAAACGATCGTCGTTATTAATTATTGTTTTATTAGTTCCGTTACTTATTTTAGCATACGAATTAGTGAATCTCACATATCGTACCGAGTTTGTGGAAAAACAAGCTGAAATGTTTGGTGCTAGTTCTATGTGGATGTTTTTATTGTATGACAACAGTTTGTTATTTGGTCTAGGTTTCCCATTAGCCATCACACTAGCTGCATCAGTGATAGCTAATATTGAACATCAGGCAAATGGATGGAAACATACTCTTTCAATGCCTATATCAAGAGGGAAAATTTATTTGAGTAAATTTATTTGGCTAACTATTAGTCTGTTCTTTTCAACTACCTTTTTTCTAATTGGAATGATTCTATTAGGAAAAATACTAAGATTTGAAGGGAATATTCCTTTTGGGTTATTGATAGGCGATTGTTACGGTATGTTAGTCACAGTATTACCAATTATGGCTTTTCAATTTTGGTTGTCTATGACCATTAAAAATCAGGCATTCTCGATCCTTATTGGATCAGTTTCGGCTATTATGGGTCTTTTTTTAGCGGCTGCTCAAATGACAAGGTGGTTCCCTTTAGCTTATCCAATCCAATCATCAACAGTCATATTACAATATGAGGGTATTGGATATAACCCGGATTTTTCAGCCTATCTCGTCATCAATTTCATATTAGGTATAATCCTAATGTTTATAGGTTCTAAACATTTTGCTAAACGAAATGTCCAGTAG
- a CDS encoding ABC transporter permease: MKNILYVERLKLKRSRLWLLYLMGPLLGVFLAYINFYKNYNLFMQPGDNEWIEVWTQVALFMGPFVLPILVGIYAALVCREEHVGGGWKQLLALPLKHSEIFLGKFLTVVRMVIITMLVLITLFIGVGFIKGVEGNLPIFAIFGFMIRGILACLPLILLQLIISIRAKTFGIPLAGSVIFTLPAIIIASTPLGQIYPWTQPMLAMSPEDESPIQSYFLFYALLIGTFLFLLLYGLRSFAKRDMI; encoded by the coding sequence TTGAAAAATATCTTATATGTTGAACGATTAAAGTTAAAACGTTCCAGGTTGTGGTTACTTTACTTAATGGGTCCCTTATTAGGGGTGTTCCTAGCTTATATCAATTTTTATAAAAACTATAATCTTTTTATGCAGCCTGGAGACAATGAGTGGATTGAAGTGTGGACACAGGTAGCGTTATTTATGGGTCCTTTTGTATTACCAATCTTAGTTGGGATATACGCAGCTCTTGTTTGTAGGGAAGAACATGTCGGTGGTGGTTGGAAGCAACTTTTAGCTTTACCACTCAAACACTCGGAAATATTTTTGGGGAAATTTTTAACAGTGGTTCGTATGGTAATCATTACAATGTTAGTTTTAATAACCTTATTTATTGGAGTTGGTTTTATAAAAGGAGTAGAAGGTAATCTTCCTATCTTTGCAATTTTCGGATTCATGATTAGAGGAATTTTAGCATGCTTGCCTTTGATACTTTTACAACTAATTATATCCATTAGAGCTAAAACTTTTGGCATACCATTGGCAGGTAGCGTTATTTTTACTCTCCCAGCTATAATTATTGCGAGTACACCATTAGGACAGATTTATCCATGGACGCAGCCTATGCTAGCGATGTCACCTGAAGATGAATCCCCTATTCAATCTTATTTCTTATTTTATGCACTACTAATTGGGACCTTCCTATTCTTACTTCTTTATGGTTTGCGGAGTTTTGCAAAACGGGACATGATTTAA